GATGATTATGGTAGTAGGAACTGTCAGGATAAAAATATATGCACCTTGGGTTCACTCCTTAAAAGAAAAGCGTATGGTTGTAAAAAGCCTATGTGCTAAAGTGAAAAATAAATTCAATGTATCCATAGCTGAGGTGGAAGATCAAGATCTTCATCAGAGCATAGTCCTTGGGATTGCCTGTATAACAAGCAGTAGTGCCCATGCAGATAAGATTTTGGATACGGTAATTAATTTTATTGAGGGAAATACTGAGGGGGATATTATAAATATTGAAAGATTGCTATATTGATGTCTTGACATAATTTGCTATTGTGGATACAATTAGAAAAAGTTTCAAATGGTTTGTATGAAAGGAGTAAACTTAATGGAAATAGCATCTTTATTTCAAAAAAAGAAGGTCGTATTCTCTTTGGAAATTTTCCCCCCCAAAAAGACCAGTTCTATAGATACAATATACAAAACACTGGACGATTTAAAGGAGCTTCAACCGGATTTTATTAGTGTAACCTATGGAGCAGGGGGGAATGCTGCAGATAATTCCACATGTGATATTGCCTCCACTATATTAAATACATATGGAATTGTACCCTTAGCTCATTTAACTTGCGTTAATAATACAAAGGAAGAGATTGGGCTGATTTTAGATCGGCTTAAAGAAAATGGTGTAAAAAATATTCTGGCCCTAAGAGGTGATATTAACCCTGATATACCGGCTAAAAAAGAGTTTTCCTATGCCAGTGAA
This genomic interval from Herbinix luporum contains the following:
- a CDS encoding DUF503 domain-containing protein; translated protein: MVVGTVRIKIYAPWVHSLKEKRMVVKSLCAKVKNKFNVSIAEVEDQDLHQSIVLGIACITSSSAHADKILDTVINFIEGNTEGDIINIERLLY